Proteins encoded in a region of the Populus alba chromosome 13, ASM523922v2, whole genome shotgun sequence genome:
- the LOC118053538 gene encoding NAC domain-containing protein 71, producing MTSKATCLASDVGDRFRPTNDELINHFLRHKLLGNDHLVRKIPQHDIYQFDPWDLPWINSKDREGYFFSPLHAKNSYTNNGRINRSTNTGSWQAKGRDSKVTSELNGEVIGIKKIFVHSCIKDGFKYVMHEFSASFNLPNCRDLRALVLCKVMMKTLDKKTEGSYKKVKETEEEASSPPASDEDQQTDNLICDDDGGTNCLAASANHAVEFTIPEEVDLEIPPHLQLLPGYDQQDYNHGFIFYDQPLILSGQLHADNGPGTSSSEEDLFNGLGPLWT from the exons ATGACAAGCAAGGCAACATGTTTAGCATCTGACGTTGGAGATAGATTTAGGCCGACCAACGATGAATTAATAAATCATTTTCTAAGGCACAAGTTACTTGGAAATGATCACCTAGTCAGAAAAATCCCCCAGCATGATATCTACCAGTTTGATCCCTGGGATTTACCCT GGATAAATTCAAAAGATCGAGAAGGGTATTTCTTTTCTCCTCTCCATGCTAAGAACTCCTACACAAATAACGGGAGAATCAATAGGTCAACAAATACGGGTTCATGGCAAGCTAAAGGAAGGGATTCTAAAGTAACATCTGAACTTAATGGGGAAGTGATAggtataaaaaagatttttgttcATTCCTGTATCAAGGATGGATTCAAGTATGTGATGCACGAGTTCAGTGCAAGTTTCAATTTACCTAATTGCCGGGACCTG AGGGCTCTGGTTCTCTGTAAAGTAATGATGAAGACGCTAGACAAGAAGACTGAAGGATCATATAAGAAGGTTAAAGAGACAGAGGAGGAGGCTAGTAGTCCTCCAGCATCTGATGAAG ATCAGCAGACTGACAATTTAATCTGTGATGATGATGGTGGAACAAATTGCTTAGCAGCTTCTGCGAACCATGCTGTAGAATTTACAATTCCAGAAGAG GTGGACCTTGAAATACCACCACATCTGCAATTGCTCCCCGGTTATGATCAGCAGGATTATAACCATGGATTCATATTTTATGACCAGCCACTGATTCTTTCAGGGCAACTACACGCTGACAATGGCCCAGGAACTTCCAGTTCTGAGGAAGATCTGTTCAACGGGCTCGGACCTCTCTGGACTTGA
- the LOC140954465 gene encoding uncharacterized protein has protein sequence MENEERAQREAYLHEELESLKISVAHLTSLLKQTLRNTSDEGPSNRPITFDPAPTTVQPEERMSEHGQEPQQNPTFVQSTTPAPSPTVVKASANESYKAKSSDSIDQAKIEALEARLKAIEGSDLYDPVRAAEMCLVPNVVIPKKFRVPEFIKYSGTQCPMTHLRSYCNKMAEVVHDEKLLMHFFQDSLSGATLSWYMRLDNTKIRNWKDLVDAFVKQYKYNMDIAPDRTSLSNIEKKDKESIREYAQRWRELAAQVHPPLLDKEMVSLFANTLKAPYYEHMMGSSAQQFTDAVIVCERIEQRCQEW, from the coding sequence ATGGAAaatgaagagcgtgctcaacgtgaggcctatttgcacgaagagttagagtctctgaaaataagtgtggctcacctcactagcttactcaagcaaacattaagaaatacctctgatgaaggtccttctaatcgACCAATCACCTTTGATCCGGCTCCTACTACAGTTCAgcctgaggaaagaatgagcgaacatggtcaagaacctcagcaaaatccaacatttgtgcagtcaacAACACCGGCACCATCCCCAACAGTCGTGAAGGCATCTGCTAATGAGTCCTACAAGgctaagtcatctgatagcattgatcaagctaagatagaggcgttggaagccagactcaaagccattgaaggatcagacttatatgacccggtacgggcagcagagatgtgtttggtcccaaatgtggttatcccaaagaaatttcgtgttcctgaattcatcaaatacagtggaacacaatgccccatgacccatctcaggtcctactgcaataaaatggctgaggtagtacatgatgaaaaactactaatgcactttttccaagacagtttaagtggggcaactttgagttggtacatgagattggataataCAAAAATTCGCAACTGGAAAGatcttgtggatgctttcgtcaagcaatacaagtacaacatggacattgcgcccgacagaaccagtttgtccaatatagagaaaaaggataaagaaagcataagggaatatgctcaaagatggcgagaattagctgctcaagtacatcccccacttctggacaaagagatggtctctttatttgccaacacacttaaagcaccatattacgaacatatgatgggtagttcagcccaacaattcactgatgctgtGATAGTGTGTGAACGTATAGAGCAaaggtgtcaagagtggtag
- the LOC118053537 gene encoding heat stress transcription factor A-1e encodes MIRMDSGNNNTNTVPPFLSKTYDMVDDPSTDSVVSWSSSNNSFVVWNVPEFQTDLLPKYFKHSNFSSFVRQLNTYGFRKVDPDRFEFANEGFLRGQKHLLRSISRKKPVQGNLPPQVQSSSVTACVEVGKFGLEEEVERLKRDKNVLMQELVRLRQQQQATDHQLHTVGQRVQGMEQRQQQMMSFLAKAMQSPGFLSQLVQQQNESNRRIAGASKKRRLPRQEEENLAGVQCKTSPNGQIINFHSSMNEAAKAMLHQILKMNSSPRLEPSMNNSGPLLIGNHPSSNGLDSGSSSTRMSGVMLSEVPTASGPSYLPMETGFPASHATTAISEVQSSASVATDYIKTDYTAEMGMHNSGQNTILPNFTAMTGIVPGGSAGGPNMNIAGSEEGNAEFFDSMSSVLDAPVPEETEALSPSQDEEVFLDGNPKLPGINDVFWEQFLTASPLNGETDEINSSSPESSMSKEHELQSWQDNGWDNIQHMNRLAEQMGLLTPESLKG; translated from the exons atgattagaATGGATAGTGGGAATAATAACACGAACACGGTGCCTCCATTTCTAAGCAAGACCTACGACATGGTAGACGACCCGTCGACGGATTCAGTGGTGTCGTGGAGTAGCAGCAATAACAGTTTTGTGGTCTGGAATGTCCCAGAGTTTCAAACAGATCTTTTGCCTAAATACTTCAAGCACAGCAACTTCTCCAGCTTTGTCAGGCAATTGAATACTTAC GGTTTCAGGAAGGTTGATCCTGATCGCTTTGAATTTGCGAATGAGGGGTTCTTAAGGGGCCAAAAACACCTTCTGAGGAGTATATCTAGGAAAAAACCTGTTCAAGGTAACCTACCACCTCAAGTTCAGAGCTCTTCGGTTACCGCATGCGTTGAGGTTGGGAAGTTCGGGCTTGAGGAAGAGGTTGAAAGACTTAAACGAGACAAAAATGTTCTCATGCAGGAACTTGTTAGACTGAGGCAGCAGCAGCAAGCCACAGATCACCAGTTGCACACTGTGGGCCAACGTGTACAGGGAATGGAGCAGAGACAGCAACAAATGATGTCATTCCTTGCGAAGGCCATGCAGAGTCCAGGCTTCTTAAGTCAGCTTGTACAGCAGCAAAATGAAAGCAACAGACGCATTGCTGGTGCCAGTAAAAAGAGGAGACTTCCAAGGCAGGAGGAAGAGAATTTGGCTGGTGTGCAATGCAAAACATCTCCTAATGGGCAGATTATCAACTTCCATTCTTCAATGAATGAAGCAGCAAAAGCAATGTTGCACCAGATCCTGAAGATGAACTCATCACCTAGGCTGGAACCATCGATGAACAATTCTGGTCCCTTACTGATCGGTAATCATCCTTCGTCCAATGGATTAGACAGTGGGAGCTCTTCAACTCGGATGTCAGGAGTGATGCTTTCAGAGGTTCCAACAGCTTCTGGGCCATCATATTTGCCTATGGAAACTGGGTTCCCAGCCAGCCATGCAACTACAGCCATTTCTGAGGTCCAATCTTCTGCTTCTGTGGCAACCGACTATATTAAAACAGATTATACTGCTGAGATGGGCATGCATAATTCTGGGCAAAATACCATCCTGCCCAACTTCACTGCAATGACAGGAATTGTGCCCGGAGGCTCTGCTGGAGGTCCTAACATGAATATTGCAGGGTCTGAGGAGGGGAATGCAGAGTTTTTTGACTCCATGTCATCTGTGTTGGATGCGCCAGTGCCCGAAGAAACTGAAGCTCTCTCTCCCAGCCAGGATGAGGAAGTCTTTCTGGATGGAAACCCTAAGCTTCCTGGCATTAATGATGTGTTCTGGGAACAATTTCTTACAGCAAGCCCACTCAATGGGGAGACAGATGAAATTAATTCAAGCTCTCCAGAAAGTAGCATGAGCAAGGAGCATGAATTGCAATCATGGCAGGACAATGGATGGGACAATATTCAACATATGAATCGTCTAGCTGAACAAATGGGGCTTCTTACACCGGAAAGCTTAAAAGGGTGA